A single genomic interval of Streptomyces sp. 1222.5 harbors:
- a CDS encoding tetratricopeptide repeat protein produces MDAHERNTQTDPLEELAARLRLLQELSGLGVRALARDTGLSSSSLSRYLNGQTVPPWPAVVALCRLVQRDPRPLRPLWERTSNPLPAPPKSSRQVRPVPRNDLPRDVPDFTGREERLAELLAAVDSHRVVSVDGMAGVGKTCLVVHAAHRLAVDFPDAQLYVDLHGFTDGRPPLDPDSALRMLLGALDVPSERVPREGLEQLAACWRSELARRRVVVVLDNAADADQVRPLLPGAGPSVALITSRNRLLGLDEVPPVSLDVLTPRESAELLARASGDPGGPDGRLAREPEAAAEVLRLCGRLSLALRLAAARLRHRPGWTVGILVERLAQGASEFDTAFAMSVRQLNRPRARLFRMLALLPGATFDAYVAAALADVPLHSAQDMLEDLVDAHLVQQPAPDRYRLHDLVHQHARRASAEQDPAPERERALGRVLDYYVHAASAADAAMPFLSAGRAVAAGRPPAALPRFADKNAAFDWFVGEYGNLIAAFETAAAVGADAHVSELPRFLRAFFARRCGTTHLNVLFERSLAAAERLGDPVRLAEAHSDLGFARYNAGRTAEAAASYEAAGRRLSRAGDVRADAELALRRGYLSWDTGHVEEPLDLFRLAGKLYEQAGCPTGAAHAAASEAWAMLQLGHRTEAARLAREVLSLPHDDPGWPPALTARITLGVAIAHEEPDEAAGHLRQALTIAREDGHLDNQAWCLNSLGVALRRMGRYEEALASHRAAFALLDELFEEHWKIHYLYGYGETCRLAGLPEEALRLHRQALELAPRLGNRYAEALAHEGIAVVLDGTDPAGAAEHRAAGRAVLRGPESGS; encoded by the coding sequence GTGGACGCGCACGAGAGGAACACCCAGACGGACCCACTGGAGGAACTGGCGGCCCGGTTGCGCCTGCTCCAGGAACTCTCCGGCCTCGGGGTACGGGCCCTCGCCCGGGACACCGGCCTCAGCTCCTCCTCACTGTCCCGCTATCTCAACGGGCAGACCGTGCCGCCGTGGCCCGCGGTCGTCGCCCTCTGCCGTCTCGTCCAGCGCGACCCGCGCCCGTTGCGCCCACTGTGGGAACGGACGTCGAACCCGCTGCCGGCGCCGCCGAAGAGCAGCCGCCAGGTGCGGCCGGTGCCACGCAACGACCTGCCGCGCGACGTCCCCGACTTCACCGGACGCGAGGAGCGGCTCGCCGAGCTGCTCGCCGCGGTCGACAGCCACCGGGTGGTGTCCGTCGACGGCATGGCGGGCGTCGGCAAGACCTGCCTGGTGGTGCACGCCGCGCACCGCCTCGCCGTCGACTTCCCGGATGCCCAGCTCTACGTGGACCTGCACGGTTTCACCGACGGCCGGCCCCCGCTCGACCCGGACTCCGCCCTGCGGATGCTGCTCGGCGCGCTCGACGTGCCGTCCGAGAGGGTCCCTCGGGAGGGGCTCGAGCAGCTGGCCGCCTGCTGGCGGTCGGAGCTGGCCCGCCGACGGGTCGTCGTGGTCCTCGACAACGCGGCCGACGCCGACCAGGTCCGCCCGCTGCTGCCCGGCGCCGGTCCTTCCGTCGCCCTGATCACGAGCCGCAACCGGCTCCTCGGTCTGGACGAGGTGCCGCCGGTCTCCCTCGATGTGCTGACCCCGCGGGAGAGTGCGGAGCTGCTGGCGCGGGCGAGCGGCGACCCGGGCGGCCCCGACGGCAGACTGGCCCGTGAGCCGGAGGCGGCCGCCGAGGTGCTGCGGCTGTGCGGCCGGCTGTCGCTGGCCCTGCGCCTCGCGGCGGCCCGGCTGCGGCACCGGCCCGGATGGACCGTGGGCATCCTCGTCGAGCGGCTGGCGCAGGGCGCGAGCGAGTTCGACACCGCGTTCGCCATGTCCGTACGCCAGCTGAACCGGCCCCGGGCCCGGCTGTTCAGGATGCTCGCCCTGCTGCCCGGAGCGACCTTCGACGCGTACGTGGCGGCGGCGCTGGCGGACGTGCCCCTGCACAGCGCGCAGGACATGCTGGAGGACCTGGTCGACGCGCACCTCGTCCAGCAGCCCGCCCCGGACCGCTACCGGCTGCACGACCTGGTGCACCAGCACGCGCGGCGGGCGTCGGCGGAGCAGGACCCCGCGCCCGAGCGCGAACGGGCACTGGGCCGGGTCCTCGACTACTACGTGCACGCGGCGTCCGCCGCCGATGCCGCGATGCCGTTCCTGTCGGCGGGCCGTGCGGTCGCGGCGGGCCGGCCCCCGGCCGCGCTGCCGCGGTTCGCGGACAAGAACGCGGCCTTCGACTGGTTCGTCGGGGAGTACGGCAACCTGATCGCCGCCTTCGAGACGGCGGCCGCCGTCGGCGCCGACGCACATGTGAGCGAGCTGCCGCGGTTCCTGCGCGCCTTCTTCGCGCGGCGCTGCGGCACGACTCACCTGAACGTCCTCTTCGAACGGTCGCTCGCCGCCGCCGAACGCCTCGGGGACCCGGTGCGACTGGCCGAGGCGCACAGCGATCTCGGCTTCGCCCGGTACAACGCGGGCCGGACGGCCGAGGCCGCCGCGTCCTACGAGGCGGCCGGACGCCGGCTGTCCCGGGCCGGGGACGTGCGGGCGGACGCCGAGCTGGCCCTGCGCCGCGGCTATCTGAGCTGGGACACGGGGCACGTCGAGGAGCCGCTCGACCTCTTCCGTCTGGCGGGAAAGCTGTACGAGCAGGCGGGCTGCCCCACGGGCGCCGCGCACGCGGCCGCCTCCGAGGCCTGGGCGATGCTCCAGCTGGGCCACCGTACGGAGGCGGCACGGCTGGCCCGCGAGGTCCTGAGCCTGCCGCACGACGACCCCGGCTGGCCGCCCGCCCTGACCGCCCGGATCACCCTCGGGGTCGCCATCGCCCACGAGGAACCGGACGAGGCCGCGGGGCACCTGCGGCAGGCGCTGACGATCGCCCGCGAGGACGGGCACCTCGACAACCAGGCGTGGTGCCTGAACAGCCTGGGCGTGGCTCTGCGCCGGATGGGCCGCTACGAGGAGGCACTGGCCAGCCACCGGGCGGCGTTCGCGCTGCTGGACGAGTTGTTCGAGGAACACTGGAAGATCCACTACTTGTACGGTTACGGCGAGACCTGCCGCCTCGCCGGCCTGCCCGAGGAGGCGCTGCGACTGCACCGGCAGGCGCTGGAACTGGCTCCGAGGCTCGGCAACCGGTACGCGGAAGCGCTCGCCCACGAAGGCATCGCGGTCGTGCTCGACGGCACGGACCCGGCCGGGGCCGCCGAGCACCGCGCGGCGGGCCGGGCCGTCCTGCGGGGACCCGAATCCGGGTCCTGA
- the sigJ gene encoding RNA polymerase sigma factor SigJ, with the protein MDERQPLTGDSLRAAADAFERLRPRLFGIAYRVLGSVSEAEDVVQDVWVRWQGTDRSVVLDPGAYLARIATRLAVNVAQSARVRREAYVGPWLPEPVDTSVDPQVGAERGEALELAVLLVLQRLNPVERAAYVLREAFAYAYDEIAGILQLSQANTRQIVSRARKRLAAERRAPVDTAQHRRLLDAFVAAARHGDVAALENVLSADVVAYADGNGMRGVARLEVGGAARVARVSAFARKFFPRAVYDVVEANGRPAVLLAQDGAAVALVSVTVGPDGIDGLYWVLAPDKLRAYERSAHRLTGHP; encoded by the coding sequence ATGGACGAGCGGCAGCCCCTCACCGGCGACTCGCTGCGGGCGGCGGCGGACGCGTTCGAGCGGCTGCGGCCACGGCTGTTCGGCATCGCCTACCGCGTCCTGGGCAGCGTGTCCGAGGCCGAGGACGTGGTGCAGGACGTGTGGGTCCGCTGGCAGGGCACCGACCGGAGCGTGGTGCTCGACCCCGGGGCGTACCTGGCGAGGATCGCCACCCGACTGGCGGTCAACGTGGCCCAGTCGGCACGGGTCCGCCGTGAGGCCTACGTGGGCCCGTGGCTGCCCGAACCCGTGGACACCAGCGTGGATCCCCAGGTCGGTGCGGAGCGCGGCGAGGCCCTGGAGCTGGCCGTGCTGCTCGTCCTGCAGCGGCTGAATCCCGTGGAGCGGGCGGCCTACGTCCTGCGCGAGGCGTTCGCCTACGCCTACGACGAGATCGCCGGCATCCTGCAACTGAGTCAGGCCAACACCCGGCAGATCGTCAGCCGGGCCCGCAAACGCCTGGCCGCCGAGCGCCGCGCACCCGTCGACACCGCCCAGCACCGGCGCCTGCTGGACGCGTTCGTCGCCGCCGCACGCCACGGTGACGTGGCCGCACTCGAGAACGTGCTCTCGGCGGACGTCGTGGCGTACGCGGACGGCAACGGCATGCGCGGTGTGGCACGCCTGGAGGTCGGGGGAGCAGCGCGGGTGGCGAGGGTCAGCGCGTTCGCGCGGAAGTTCTTCCCGCGGGCCGTGTACGACGTGGTCGAGGCGAACGGCCGGCCCGCCGTGCTGCTCGCCCAGGACGGAGCCGCCGTCGCCCTGGTGAGCGTCACCGTGGGACCGGACGGGATCGACGGGCTCTACTGGGTGCTGGCGCCCGACAAGCTACGGGCGTACGAGCGGTCGGCACACAGGCTCACCGGGCATCCGTAG
- a CDS encoding SDR family oxidoreductase, with protein MKIVVVGGTGLIGSQVIALLRGRGHEAVAASPSSGVNALTGEGLADALKGADVVVDVSNSPSFDAEPALDFFTRSGQNLGAAEQEAGVRHHVALSIVGVDQVPDYGYYRAKVAQEEAVRGSGVPYSIVRATQFFEFVAPVMDMTSEAGEVRLPSLRLRPIASADVAGAVAEAALAEPSNGVRNIAGPEVHGLDRLGEITLEVKPDGRTVVTDETAGLFAGMPDVLTGDDTVDVVTTRYEDWLKRN; from the coding sequence GGTACGGGGCTCATCGGCTCGCAGGTGATCGCGCTGTTGCGCGGTCGGGGTCACGAGGCGGTGGCGGCCTCTCCCTCCTCGGGCGTCAACGCGCTCACCGGCGAGGGTCTGGCGGACGCCCTCAAGGGCGCGGACGTGGTCGTGGACGTGTCGAACTCCCCGTCCTTCGACGCCGAGCCGGCGCTGGACTTCTTCACCCGGTCGGGACAGAACCTCGGCGCGGCCGAGCAGGAGGCGGGTGTCCGTCACCATGTGGCGCTCTCCATCGTCGGCGTCGACCAGGTGCCGGACTACGGCTACTACCGGGCCAAGGTCGCCCAGGAGGAAGCCGTCCGGGGCAGTGGCGTCCCGTACAGCATCGTGCGCGCCACCCAGTTCTTCGAGTTCGTCGCTCCGGTGATGGACATGACCAGCGAGGCCGGGGAGGTGCGGCTGCCCTCCCTCCGGCTGCGTCCGATCGCCTCCGCCGATGTCGCCGGTGCCGTGGCCGAGGCGGCGCTGGCCGAACCGTCGAACGGCGTGCGCAACATCGCCGGACCCGAGGTGCACGGACTCGACCGGCTCGGTGAGATCACCCTGGAGGTGAAGCCCGACGGCCGTACCGTCGTCACCGACGAGACGGCAGGGCTGTTCGCGGGGATGCCCGACGTGCTCACCGGCGACGACACGGTGGACGTCGTGACCACCCGCTACGAGGACTGGCTCAAGCGGAACTGA